One Mycoplasma wenyonii str. Massachusetts DNA window includes the following coding sequences:
- the tsf gene encoding translation elongation factor Ts: MSNKELIAKLRKETLAPFSSCIKALQESNNNFEEAKKLLFKQSILKAKSNNQGDSSLPEGRLLAVSPSDLSFGAIVHLRAQTDFVTNSQSFVNLQKEIGEIVLSEYSKKSEFPSFVINQSELLELKSTTDNLSVEEKIATVSSITKEEIKLGECWVSEKKESYFTLSYTHYNAQLTALLTLKANSKSYSEFSEEELKEIRKLIIHLAGTDSLFLTKEDVTQEWISKESEALKESMLKKNPSLKNVEQIVEKQIPKRAGEVTFTEQAFILDSSTKMSSILEKFDLTPIWAKKIAL; the protein is encoded by the coding sequence ATGTCCAATAAGGAGTTAATCGCAAAACTAAGAAAAGAAACACTAGCTCCTTTTTCTTCTTGTATTAAAGCTCTACAAGAATCTAACAATAATTTTGAAGAAGCTAAAAAGCTCCTATTTAAACAAAGTATCTTAAAAGCTAAATCCAACAATCAAGGAGATAGTTCTCTACCAGAAGGAAGATTACTAGCAGTTAGCCCTTCAGATCTATCTTTTGGTGCAATAGTTCATTTAAGAGCTCAAACAGATTTTGTTACCAACTCCCAGTCTTTTGTAAATCTACAAAAAGAAATAGGAGAGATTGTATTATCTGAATACTCTAAGAAGTCAGAATTTCCCTCTTTCGTAATAAATCAATCAGAACTATTAGAGCTGAAGTCTACTACAGATAATCTCTCTGTAGAAGAGAAGATAGCTACTGTTTCTTCCATTACTAAAGAAGAAATTAAGCTGGGAGAGTGTTGAGTATCTGAGAAAAAAGAAAGTTACTTTACTCTTAGTTACACCCACTACAATGCACAATTAACAGCTTTACTAACCCTTAAAGCTAACTCTAAGAGTTACTCAGAGTTCAGTGAAGAAGAGCTAAAAGAGATAAGAAAACTAATTATTCACTTAGCAGGAACAGACTCTCTATTTCTAACTAAAGAAGATGTGACCCAAGAGTGAATCTCTAAAGAATCAGAAGCACTTAAAGAGAGCATGTTAAAGAAGAATCCTAGCTTAAAGAATGTAGAGCAAATAGTAGAGAAACAAATACCTAAGAGAGCTGGAGAAGTAACCTTCACAGAACAAGCATTTATCTTAGATTCCTCCACTAAGATGTCTTCTATCTTAGAAAAATTTGATTTAACTCCTATTTGAGCAAAAAAGATAGCACTTTAG
- a CDS encoding HD domain-containing protein, with protein MSRSFSKIHLELPRAGGWPFIKDPIHGEITFEGNSFWLYSLLNTVEFQRLREISQLGFLRENFPGATHTRLSHSLGVYALTSKFINHFLSLGDLSSLEDQLEIDLCLSTALLHDIGHGPFSHFFEKFLPDFSHEQMTRQLILNKDSKLYELLSERSKVHGKEESYFPEEIVKILSKKSGREWIEELIASKIDVDRLDYLLRDKYFCGSFTLSIDTNLIIKWTRLLRLNGTRKLCFLEKANYQRCSLLLSRDYMHKEIYGNLSACSYQAMLLAILRELKKSFNSRFKDNSFYDLFLPLFFEEPGKWKLSEFLKLNDYSMLARIDELFLELEKNSLGAETLYSLLLLFKGYSEDSKHILTRMRTEELKEFQKFSENREQDIVLITEIFSLIAEINEVDRTQTLEYLDWESKEFKQVELILPATNKSTTYFVLITKQLNKEWIEFKVKCEKTLNSLS; from the coding sequence TTGTCAAGATCTTTTTCAAAGATCCATTTAGAACTACCCAGAGCGGGAGGCTGACCTTTTATTAAAGATCCTATACATGGAGAAATAACCTTTGAGGGTAATTCTTTCTGACTCTATTCCCTACTTAATACAGTTGAATTTCAAAGACTTAGAGAGATTAGTCAATTAGGCTTTCTGAGAGAGAACTTTCCCGGAGCAACTCACACAAGACTCTCTCATTCTTTAGGTGTTTATGCTCTAACCTCTAAATTCATTAATCACTTTCTCTCTCTAGGTGATCTAAGCTCTCTAGAAGACCAACTAGAAATTGACTTGTGTTTATCTACCGCTCTATTACATGACATCGGACATGGCCCCTTTTCTCATTTCTTTGAGAAATTCCTTCCGGACTTCTCTCACGAACAAATGACTAGACAACTAATACTAAATAAAGACTCCAAATTATATGAATTACTCTCAGAGAGATCTAAGGTACACGGGAAAGAAGAAAGTTACTTTCCTGAAGAAATAGTCAAGATTCTCTCTAAAAAGAGTGGAAGAGAGTGAATAGAAGAGTTAATAGCCTCAAAGATAGATGTAGATAGACTAGACTATCTGCTCAGAGATAAATACTTCTGCGGTAGTTTCACTCTTTCTATAGATACCAATCTAATCATTAAGTGAACTAGATTATTAAGACTTAATGGAACTAGAAAGTTGTGTTTTCTAGAGAAAGCTAACTATCAAAGATGTTCTCTCCTTCTCTCAAGAGACTATATGCACAAGGAGATATATGGTAACTTATCTGCTTGTTCTTATCAAGCAATGCTATTAGCTATTCTCAGAGAGTTAAAGAAAAGCTTCAATAGTAGGTTTAAAGATAATAGTTTTTATGACTTATTCTTACCCCTATTCTTTGAAGAGCCAGGCAAGTGAAAGCTCTCGGAGTTTTTGAAACTAAATGACTATAGTATGTTAGCTAGAATAGATGAGTTATTCCTAGAACTAGAAAAGAATAGTTTAGGAGCAGAGACTCTCTATTCTTTACTACTACTCTTTAAGGGATATTCAGAAGATAGTAAGCACATACTAACAAGAATGAGAACAGAAGAGTTAAAAGAGTTTCAGAAATTCTCTGAAAATAGAGAACAAGACATTGTCTTAATTACAGAGATATTCTCATTAATTGCGGAGATAAATGAAGTAGATAGAACTCAAACTCTAGAGTACTTAGATTGAGAATCTAAGGAATTCAAGCAAGTAGAGTTAATACTTCCCGCAACTAATAAGAGCACCACTTACTTTGTATTAATTACTAAACAATTAAATAAAGAGTGAATAGAATTTAAAGTTAAGTGTGAAAAAACTCTAAACTCTCTTAGTTAG
- a CDS encoding guanosine monophosphate reductase, whose translation MSYFKNKIANATTSSSFDDVLIKPAYSSILPANVDLTLKLNEKLSLSIPIFSAAMDTITGYDMAQAITAYGGCGPLHKNVDASENIENIKKLRGEFGDSKPICVSVGVNNTKEEITHMVEAGANVIVVDCAHAHSKSVGELVQWISQNFPSVYLIAGNIVTAEAAQFLVERGANAVKVGIGCGSICTTRIVTGIGRGQIDAIAEVADYCKDKGILVIADGGIRSTGEIVKAIACGADAVMLGNIIAGTDECPGDIVEMEGIRYKYYRGMGSYGVMRSNNEGRYNRHLLATCKRVAEGIESYVKAKGSVKEILNSIEWGIKASFGYFGATNLQEAKEKAVFTRITSSTLSRSNYHSIDKLID comes from the coding sequence ATGTCATATTTCAAAAACAAAATTGCTAACGCAACAACTTCTTCTTCTTTTGATGATGTGCTAATAAAACCAGCTTATTCTTCTATTTTGCCAGCTAATGTTGATCTAACTCTTAAGCTGAATGAAAAATTAAGTCTTTCGATTCCTATATTTTCTGCGGCTATGGACACAATTACTGGATACGACATGGCTCAAGCAATAACTGCTTATGGGGGGTGTGGACCTTTACATAAGAATGTTGATGCTTCAGAAAATATCGAGAACATTAAAAAGTTAAGAGGTGAATTTGGAGATAGTAAGCCTATATGTGTTTCCGTGGGGGTTAATAACACTAAAGAAGAAATAACACATATGGTTGAAGCTGGGGCGAATGTTATAGTTGTGGACTGCGCACATGCACATTCTAAAAGTGTTGGAGAGTTAGTGCAATGAATTTCTCAAAATTTCCCCTCTGTTTACCTAATAGCAGGAAATATAGTGACTGCGGAGGCGGCTCAATTCTTGGTAGAAAGGGGGGCAAATGCAGTCAAGGTGGGGATTGGATGTGGTTCTATTTGTACAACCAGAATAGTCACTGGTATTGGAAGAGGACAAATAGATGCAATAGCGGAAGTTGCAGATTACTGCAAAGATAAGGGAATATTGGTAATTGCAGATGGAGGAATTAGATCTACAGGAGAAATAGTAAAAGCAATAGCTTGTGGAGCTGATGCAGTTATGTTGGGAAATATCATTGCCGGAACAGATGAATGTCCTGGGGATATTGTAGAAATGGAAGGAATTAGATACAAGTACTACAGAGGCATGGGTAGCTATGGAGTTATGAGGAGTAATAATGAAGGAAGATACAATAGACATTTATTAGCTACCTGTAAAAGAGTGGCGGAGGGAATTGAAAGTTATGTAAAAGCTAAAGGGTCTGTTAAAGAAATCTTGAACTCCATTGAATGAGGAATTAAAGCTTCTTTCGGTTATTTTGGGGCAACCAATTTACAAGAAGCCAAGGAAAAGGCTGTATTTACTAGAATAACCTCTTCAACTTTAAGTAGAAGTAACTATCACAGTATAGACAAATTAATTGATTAA
- the rpoE gene encoding DNA-directed RNA polymerase subunit delta yields MRHSTRDLMNIAYESAKDNFGNTSFNFAALWAKTWSVAKEFRKDSIENWIGAFYTELLIDPRFVYVGNQQWRLREFMDYNEYLKEIGKRAQDVQLKEPESAEGEAKEKVEVKKRGRGRKSALPEPTDTIATVVEAQEKDTQPIETEEVNLDEDMVIPASTRPQESEDDEDNYE; encoded by the coding sequence GTGAGACACAGCACTAGAGATTTAATGAATATTGCTTATGAGTCAGCTAAAGATAATTTCGGCAACACTAGTTTCAACTTTGCAGCTTTGTGAGCAAAGACTTGATCAGTAGCTAAAGAGTTCAGAAAGGATAGTATAGAGAACTGAATAGGAGCTTTCTATACTGAACTATTAATTGATCCTAGATTTGTGTATGTAGGTAATCAACAATGAAGGCTGAGAGAGTTTATGGACTACAACGAATATCTAAAAGAAATAGGTAAGAGAGCTCAAGATGTTCAACTAAAGGAACCTGAATCTGCTGAAGGAGAGGCCAAGGAAAAGGTAGAAGTTAAGAAGAGAGGTAGAGGAAGAAAGAGTGCTCTACCCGAACCTACTGACACAATAGCTACAGTAGTAGAGGCGCAAGAAAAAGATACTCAACCTATTGAAACTGAAGAAGTAAATCTAGATGAAGATATGGTTATCCCTGCCTCTACAAGACCACAAGAAAGTGAGGATGATGAAGATAACTATGAGTAA
- the infC gene encoding translation initiation factor IF-3, with protein sequence MNDEIQGDTFRLVEGEGNSRVVSREEMFSIAKQKQLDLVLVNNRIDPPVVKLLNYSEFQREQSRLNYQSAKKEKSKAPTKLKSITLKLKIDEHDLKWKVKKTRDWLGSGEKVQLIIRTPYEISETKAIVAKNLFEKFSELVKEEGKPADLLKLVSPSQYSCTFHPLTENKK encoded by the coding sequence TTGAATGATGAGATACAAGGGGATACATTTAGATTGGTCGAGGGAGAAGGTAACTCTAGAGTTGTTAGTAGAGAAGAGATGTTTAGTATTGCAAAACAAAAACAACTAGATTTAGTACTAGTCAATAACAGAATAGATCCTCCAGTAGTTAAGTTACTTAATTACAGTGAGTTTCAAAGAGAGCAATCCAGACTTAACTATCAATCAGCTAAGAAGGAGAAGAGCAAAGCTCCTACTAAGCTCAAATCCATTACTTTGAAGCTAAAGATAGATGAACACGATCTCAAGTGAAAGGTTAAGAAAACCAGAGATTGACTAGGTTCTGGTGAAAAAGTTCAACTGATTATCAGAACTCCCTACGAGATCTCTGAAACTAAGGCTATAGTGGCAAAGAATTTATTTGAGAAATTCAGTGAGTTAGTGAAAGAAGAAGGAAAACCTGCAGATCTCCTAAAGCTAGTTAGTCCCTCTCAATACTCTTGTACTTTCCACCCACTAACAGAGAATAAGAAGTAA
- a CDS encoding phosphoglyceromutase codes for MSSCSEEEKKSGATGANKVNWLDRINKAIVSGEFAKLPDFDQMFDDIRFYGNVNLHVFILASRGGVVSYLDHLYAFLEVVNARGAKPFVHLFSDGKDVPEKQFINDLPEIEGKIKAHNAMLASISGRFFAMDTNLMWDRTDRVAKAFNKEKGTPIFKSAEEYVKAQYSSTSDQWIVPAISEDYVASSALKKNDVFVNLNFDYLGTRQLCHTLVGSGDLYVHDLRSLPHLVLYEMVDDPRMFISGHLFRW; via the coding sequence ATGAGTAGCTGTTCAGAAGAAGAGAAGAAGTCAGGCGCAACAGGAGCTAATAAAGTTAATTGATTAGACAGAATTAATAAGGCTATAGTATCAGGGGAATTTGCAAAATTACCAGACTTTGATCAAATGTTTGATGACATACGATTCTATGGGAATGTGAATCTACATGTTTTTATTCTTGCCTCTAGAGGAGGGGTTGTTTCTTATCTAGACCATTTATATGCCTTCTTGGAAGTTGTGAATGCTCGTGGAGCGAAACCTTTTGTGCACTTATTTAGCGATGGAAAGGATGTTCCTGAGAAACAATTTATAAATGATCTTCCTGAAATAGAAGGAAAAATAAAGGCACATAATGCGATGCTTGCCTCTATCTCCGGAAGATTCTTTGCTATGGATACAAATTTAATGTGAGATCGAACAGATAGAGTAGCTAAAGCCTTTAATAAAGAAAAGGGGACTCCCATCTTTAAATCTGCAGAAGAGTATGTAAAGGCACAATATTCAAGTACTTCAGATCAATGAATAGTTCCTGCAATTTCTGAAGATTATGTGGCAAGTTCAGCCTTAAAGAAAAATGATGTATTTGTAAATCTAAATTTCGACTATCTAGGAACTAGACAACTATGCCATACATTAGTTGGTTCCGGTGATTTATATGTACATGACTTAAGATCTCTTCCTCATTTGGTTTTGTATGAAATGGTGGATGATCCTAGAATGTTTATTTCTGGACATCTCTTTAGGTGATAA
- a CDS encoding sigma-70 family RNA polymerase sigma factor, which yields MVTKVESTETQVTKIKPSTTKAKKTTTTKSTKSKTTKKVVKKTTKTTDETAKTTRTSSKISTPEEKKLYKHNLEKLESIKEKVLAIQALKKAETNNFEKVFVLEAGNKKAKTKSNKGLFTSIWAVVFNQATKPRRGKNKISEEELLLVLEDLELIPDEVWDTLALRLTKNEIKITELTPEEQADHLDVQDENISSFKYYHASTTKDKMSDSSKSFLSTLCFSKMLTADEEKQIAQLMDIPEKRGFAEKQLMTSNLRLVISVAKKYLNCGFSLGDLIQEGVFGLRKAITKFDYKFGNKFSTYATWWIRQAITRSIADQSKIIRIPVHMMEVINKLVKAEKDLILKNGHTPTLEELSVEMQKYGTQYTPRKISEIKKINVDLVSLDKPISSNENSNFADFVSDEDEINPESLAARSLAGEKLDIFIKEALSKEEYQIISWLYGLNNQSARTHEEIALLLLKDSKYQNLLKGKALKDSPELETKKGSKRKKSETAGGRGGHNTTTKKLIDWVKHTESSALKKLKHKARTEELDSSLLSFFSGTDY from the coding sequence ATGGTTACAAAAGTTGAAAGTACTGAAACACAAGTAACGAAAATCAAACCTTCTACAACTAAAGCTAAAAAAACCACCACAACCAAATCTACTAAATCTAAAACTACCAAAAAGGTAGTAAAGAAGACTACAAAGACTACAGATGAGACAGCTAAAACAACAAGAACTAGCTCAAAAATATCAACTCCTGAGGAAAAGAAACTCTATAAGCACAATCTAGAAAAGCTTGAATCTATAAAAGAAAAAGTACTAGCCATTCAAGCTTTAAAGAAAGCTGAAACAAATAACTTCGAGAAAGTTTTTGTTTTAGAGGCTGGTAATAAAAAAGCTAAGACTAAGAGCAATAAAGGTCTATTTACTTCTATTTGAGCTGTAGTCTTTAACCAAGCAACTAAGCCCAGAAGAGGTAAGAACAAAATCTCTGAGGAAGAGCTTTTATTAGTACTAGAAGATCTTGAACTTATTCCTGATGAAGTTTGAGATACTCTCGCTCTCAGATTAACCAAGAATGAGATCAAAATTACTGAATTAACTCCAGAGGAACAAGCAGATCACTTAGATGTTCAAGATGAGAACATATCTAGCTTTAAGTACTATCACGCCTCAACTACAAAAGATAAGATGAGTGACTCATCTAAATCTTTCTTATCTACTCTTTGTTTCTCTAAGATGTTGACTGCAGATGAAGAAAAACAAATAGCTCAATTAATGGATATCCCTGAAAAAAGAGGTTTCGCAGAGAAACAATTAATGACCTCTAACTTAAGACTAGTTATCTCTGTTGCGAAGAAATATTTAAATTGTGGATTTAGTCTTGGAGACCTTATCCAAGAAGGAGTCTTTGGGCTGAGAAAAGCTATTACTAAGTTTGACTACAAATTTGGTAATAAGTTCTCAACTTATGCAACTTGGTGGATAAGACAAGCTATTACTAGATCTATTGCTGACCAATCCAAGATCATCAGAATTCCAGTTCATATGATGGAAGTAATTAATAAGTTAGTTAAAGCAGAAAAAGATCTAATACTGAAGAATGGACACACTCCCACTCTAGAAGAACTTTCTGTTGAGATGCAAAAATATGGAACTCAATACACTCCCAGAAAGATTAGTGAGATCAAAAAGATTAATGTTGATCTAGTCTCGCTAGATAAACCTATTTCTAGCAATGAAAACTCTAACTTTGCAGACTTTGTTAGTGATGAAGATGAGATTAATCCTGAGAGCTTAGCCGCTAGAAGTCTCGCAGGAGAAAAACTAGATATTTTTATTAAAGAAGCACTTAGCAAAGAAGAATATCAAATAATTTCTTGACTTTATGGTTTAAATAATCAATCAGCTAGAACACATGAAGAAATAGCTTTGCTATTGTTAAAAGATTCAAAATACCAAAACTTACTTAAAGGAAAGGCTTTGAAAGACTCTCCAGAATTAGAAACTAAAAAAGGGTCAAAGAGAAAGAAGTCAGAAACCGCTGGAGGTAGAGGGGGTCACAATACCACAACTAAGAAATTAATTGATTGAGTAAAACATACAGAAAGCTCTGCACTCAAAAAGTTGAAACACAAAGCCAGAACTGAAGAGTTAGATAGTTCTCTACTATCTTTCTTTTCTGGAACTGACTATTAA
- a CDS encoding phosphoribosyltransferase, translating to MSSKFTLPLAIGITNKHWVDTVVAHIAYARSKETINSYEYDTSLQALNSLSTRIPEPSFEKFKGKAMLVLPARVGDILSQIPEKYAVLFAQIQVIRDNNSETLKKYYLYRNIIRDVAIRKKEVLQLLNGKVTSVGYQFALVYSNLKVILEGFVTSRRYLETINGGNDLSFFIEDYSVEKLNFIAKQLELFNVSSFSSSNQNWFISSAKDLAQLSKGVIRYIKKFHEKGQADIDNNLLAQAENSIDSILSCSVPEFAIDFETYSSLFIQVNNVFTAVIEIIQAIKFHDDVIEQEVTGINKEKIIIILNQLYASIFDGERKREVFEEVFYEAAEIDNMIYRLAQQINTEYRNSKDPVCCVGFTEGAIILLGKIIPLLNFPLYLVTYKFSFYGDEMSGDLSKEVVIDFDNSKYDGKRVLIFDDILDRGITVKKFLEQARMKTRAIDFKVCMLLVKPNPENVYGEVDFSGSMVSDVWVVGYGFDTNYKHRNADGVGPIKESFKNL from the coding sequence ATGTCTTCTAAATTTACTCTTCCTTTAGCTATTGGAATTACTAATAAACATTGGGTTGATACTGTGGTCGCTCATATTGCATATGCGAGATCAAAAGAAACAATAAATAGCTATGAATATGACACATCCCTACAAGCCTTAAATTCACTTTCTACGAGGATTCCTGAACCTTCTTTCGAGAAGTTTAAAGGCAAGGCCATGCTTGTTCTCCCTGCCAGAGTCGGTGATATTCTTTCTCAAATTCCCGAAAAGTATGCAGTGCTTTTCGCTCAAATACAAGTTATCAGAGATAATAACTCAGAGACTTTAAAAAAGTATTATCTCTACAGAAACATTATTAGAGATGTTGCGATTAGAAAAAAAGAAGTTTTACAGCTCTTGAATGGAAAAGTCACATCTGTTGGTTATCAGTTTGCATTGGTTTACAGCAACTTAAAAGTTATTCTTGAAGGGTTTGTTACTTCCAGAAGATATCTAGAAACCATTAATGGTGGTAATGATTTGTCTTTTTTTATCGAAGATTATTCTGTCGAAAAGCTCAATTTTATTGCAAAGCAACTTGAGTTATTTAATGTTTCTTCTTTTTCTTCTTCAAATCAAAATTGATTTATTTCAAGTGCAAAAGATTTAGCCCAACTCTCAAAAGGAGTTATACGATATATTAAAAAATTTCATGAAAAAGGTCAGGCCGATATTGACAATAACCTATTAGCTCAAGCTGAAAATTCTATTGATTCAATCCTTTCTTGCTCAGTGCCAGAATTTGCGATTGATTTTGAAACTTATTCCAGTCTTTTTATTCAGGTAAATAATGTATTTACTGCTGTCATAGAAATAATCCAAGCAATTAAGTTTCATGATGATGTAATTGAGCAAGAAGTTACAGGAATTAATAAGGAGAAAATAATAATTATTTTGAATCAGCTATATGCAAGCATATTTGATGGAGAAAGAAAAAGAGAAGTATTTGAGGAGGTTTTCTACGAGGCCGCTGAAATTGACAATATGATTTATAGACTGGCTCAACAGATTAACACTGAGTATAGAAATTCAAAAGATCCTGTTTGTTGTGTCGGTTTCACTGAAGGAGCTATCATCCTACTAGGAAAAATAATCCCCTTACTTAACTTTCCACTTTATCTTGTGACTTATAAGTTTTCATTCTACGGAGATGAAATGAGCGGTGATTTATCAAAAGAAGTTGTAATTGACTTTGATAATTCTAAGTATGATGGAAAAAGAGTTCTTATATTCGATGACATCTTAGATAGAGGTATTACTGTGAAGAAGTTTCTTGAACAAGCCAGAATGAAGACCAGAGCAATTGACTTTAAAGTATGTATGTTGCTTGTTAAGCCTAATCCCGAGAACGTTTATGGAGAAGTTGATTTCTCGGGAAGTATGGTTTCGGATGTATGGGTAGTAGGGTATGGTTTTGATACCAATTACAAGCACAGAAATGCCGATGGTGTGGGACCTATTAAAGAATCATTTAAAAATCTTTAG
- a CDS encoding purine-nucleoside phosphorylase, with protein MSTPHNAAPKSSIAKYVIVTGDPLRCKKFAETFLNPWKLLSSVRNCYCYTGIYKGIEITIMSHGMGHGSIGIYTYELFAPEIYDADLIIRCGSSGGMNDKVKTGDVVVVENIRTNSNYGEWLNMPHNKEDTIKVDSELVSLAHKCARELNIPLIGTTNWSTDNFYTPYNLREQGERSKCDTVEMESYVLDTNAKYHNKKGLTILTVTDCMNKDGSFSSLTWQEREQTLSNMFLVGLEVLVQYSKMNKV; from the coding sequence ATGTCAACACCTCACAACGCGGCGCCTAAAAGTTCTATAGCAAAATACGTAATTGTTACTGGTGATCCATTGAGATGTAAGAAATTTGCGGAGACTTTCTTAAATCCCTGAAAACTTCTTAGTTCAGTCAGAAATTGTTACTGCTATACAGGGATTTATAAGGGAATAGAGATAACTATTATGAGTCATGGTATGGGTCACGGCTCCATTGGTATTTATACCTATGAGTTATTTGCTCCAGAAATTTATGACGCAGACTTAATTATTAGATGTGGTTCATCAGGGGGTATGAATGACAAAGTTAAAACTGGAGATGTAGTGGTTGTTGAAAATATTAGAACCAACTCTAACTATGGTGAATGATTAAATATGCCTCACAATAAAGAAGATACTATTAAAGTGGATTCTGAATTGGTTTCTTTAGCACATAAGTGTGCGAGAGAATTAAATATTCCTTTAATTGGTACAACCAACTGATCAACTGATAATTTTTATACTCCATACAACTTAAGAGAACAAGGGGAAAGATCTAAGTGTGACACTGTTGAAATGGAAAGTTATGTGCTAGATACCAACGCTAAGTATCACAATAAGAAAGGTTTGACTATTCTTACTGTTACTGACTGTATGAATAAAGATGGTAGTTTCTCTTCTTTAACTTGACAAGAAAGAGAACAAACTCTAAGCAATATGTTTTTGGTTGGACTTGAAGTTCTTGTGCAATACTCCAAGATGAACAAAGTTTAA